The genomic region AAGTAAACGACATGAGGTAAATTAAAGGGAAGTAAATGAACATACTTTTTACTCATTATCTGCCAGTATGTATCTTTATATTGGCTGAACTTTTCCAAGTGACCTCTAGTCGTAAAATGACCATTTCAGCACATCAAATCATTTGAGAGTCACACTCAAATATTCCATTTTCTTCGAAAGGTCAATACTGTGTTCCCTTAAGATCGGTATGTATGTCACGACAGGTGGGTGCGGACTTTGAACAGCTATGCTCGGGTTTGTGTCACTGAAAGTCTTCAGGCGTGTCGCGGCGTTCATTGGCTTCCTGCTGCAAatcatttgagaaaaaaaaaaaaagaagtcctaTGGCTTCGGAAGAATTGGATCAAAAGAACATCATTGCTGACTTGACAAACAAAGGTAGGCCTGCTGTGAGACAACCAGTGCATAACTTGTAAAGGAGTAGTAGTTTGGGCTTCATAACAACAACAATGTCAATATTGTCACCTCAAATTGCACTCAGCTGCAAGGTTCTGAATTGTATCCTGCCtattattgatttaaaaaaaaaaaagctactttAGCCAATACGTTTCAGTGCACGCAATGTATTCGTTTGAAATGCCAAAGTGGAGAACCGGCTCGAGGAGCTTTTCCCTGCAGCTGAGAGTCCAACTTGTGACATTCTGTATGACAGGCAAGCCCGAAGCACAACTAGAAGGGCATCTGAACGGGACCATTTTGGAACAGTTGTGCTTACACCAGCGGGCGAGCTTTGTGCATGCGCTTTGGAGGCTAATAGCCACGCCCACTGACCTCATTTAGCAGCACATTTATCGTAGTTCGGATTAATGGCGCACAAGTCTCTTTGGAAATGAAAAGGCTTTGTGCTTGATTATGCTTCATATTTCAGTGTGTTTAGCCGGCGTCAGGTGGAATCCTCGTACTATCCCAAATCATGGCTTTTCGGGAGACCCCCAGAAACATCAAGTTTGTTCAACCATTAACATTGCATCGATAAAGAGCGGAAACCATTTCAACATTTGTAACCAACCACATGATGAATAATATCAATGtctgaaaaaacattgaattcaCCCAATTGTGTGTGGCATGAGAGGTTTTCAGGAACTATAAAACATGGACATGTTATGGAAATGGATTTGCGGATTTTCCCCCAGCCTCATACTGCTGCACTCAAACAACACGAGTGGACTGAGTCAGAATGGGAGAAGTGATCACATGTTTGAGAATTTCCCACGTGTGAAATCTCTTCATGTGACATTGAGGAGGCTTAGTGTGGATTTTTGGTGTGATGATGGACGAGTGGCACCCTTTGCTTCCCACAGCTATACGGGAATACGAAGGTCTGCAAGGGAGacatgaagcaacaacaaaggaGGTAAGTATCTGTCGCAAGATGCCACTACCAACTCCTTTTTGCACAATTGTAAGGAACAGATCCTATTGGTTTGCTGTTTTCGGGCTAATATTCTCCTTcatccggcccggcccggccgggTCCTTTCATTCTCAGGACATTGAGTGAAATTGCAAATGGCCTGTCCTGGCAGTCTTTGAAATATGCCCTTTCTTTGAGAGCCTATTAAGAAATGGCATACTGTTTCAACAAAATGAAATGTCTTTGTTCAAATGTATAGGACCATCAATTCATTATGCTGGATTGCATACAAGGGGAAATATTTTTATAAACAATTCTGGCATGAACAGGAATTACTCAAAGTGAAGAGCAAAATGATTGTTAAGtgtaaaagagagagagagagagagagagagagaacctgAATTATAACGCATCTGGATTATCAGCCTATAAATAATCGTCAGTATTTTTTGCATATCTGCCTCTCCTAGTGTAAGATACTGGAGGAGGAACGAGACGAGGCGATCAAGAAGCTCCATGAATTTCAACAAGGTAAGTTGTTTTCAATGCATAGCAAGGTGAGTTGTTTTCAATACATAGCCGCAGATTCTTTTGGAAAAGGCAAATGGCCTATTGATGAGCCAGCCGCCCGTGCTGCCAGTGCTGCCCGTGCTGCCCGTGCTGCCCGTGTCCAAATGGATTGCATCAAAGAGCTAAGTAAGACGACAACGTCGGTACTTCCAAGAAACGCATGCTTTGACACGTCATCCGGTGACATTTGCAATAAACAATGTTAGGGTTTGACAATGGCACCTGGAGCGCCCTTAACCAATTGCCCCCACCCCAAACTAACTCATGAAACATTGTGCTTGAGCACAGGAGAAATGAAGTTCCAAGAGCAGCTGCAATTTCTTCCCCCCGCCCGGTGACACCTCATTAAGATGGCCGGGCGGGACGAAGCGACACGCAGGAACTAACTCCCTGCGCCCGTCACGTCAATAGCACTTAGCTgcctgccattgtgtttccCTCTGGGCGCAATCTCCCTAGCTGTCACGGCCGGCCACTCCAACAAATCTTCTGGCTCGGACCTAATGACGTGTTAATTATGATTACTGGTAGCCGTGGTAAACAAACAGCAGTGTAGAAGTGCTGAAAGTCAACGGGGCCGCCGCCGTCAAATATGACAGTCTTAATTGTGAGTTTTGGCAAGCCCATTATCCTCCATCTgttttcttctctctttttgtgtgtgtccttaTTCATGGTCCTCTCTGGAAAGACAGTGATTAGCCACCCCTACGCCGACGGGCTGCATAATGGTATCAACAGAACAGTGAATTAAATTGTATCTGCAGCCACTGCGAGGCCAaaccaggccaggccaggcgagCCTTGATGAGGGGGGCAGATGCTTTTGTGGTGTTATCATTATAACACAATGGTCATGTTGTCATCAACCTTGCCATCAGCAATTGAAAAGGcacgattgtgtgtgtgtgtgtgggggggggctgaTTTTTTGCCGTGTCCTCAGCGAGCCTGCCACCCCACCAGCCGTTTTGTTGTGAATAGGAGCAATTTTCTAAGAGCTATGAAATCACGTAATGGCTCCTAATATGCAGCTGCTTGGCACAGTCGGCCGGGCAGCCTCTATTAATGTGCGAGTCAAACATAATATGTGTTTTGGCTGGAGAATTGCTCCATGCACGAGCACCCGCCCATGAAAAACGTCTAGAGCTGTCATCGTCACAAACACAAACTGTTTGctctttggggtttttttcttttttttgtggcttGGATCTCAACCTCTATTTGAAATTCTATCTTCAGTAAAGTGGTCTCAAAGCATTGGGCCTTTTATGCAGAATCATTTGGGCAGAATGATGGAAACGTTTGAAGCCAGTGATAGGTGCTTTGTTgaattgttgtttttcaaactaCTAGCTTGGCCTGGAGGACGGCcggccggacggacggacggacgcccgGTTGATCAATTCATGtgcctttctctttctctctctctctctctctctctcttctctctctctctctcctcactctctctctctctctctctctctctctctctctctctctctcctctctctctctctctctctctctctctctctctctctctctctcttctctctctctctctctctctctctctctctctctctctctctctctctctctctctctctctctctctctctctctctctctctctctctctctctctctctctctctctctctctctctctctctctctctctctctctctctctctctctctctctctctctctctctctctctctctctctctctctctctctctctctctctctctctctctctctctctctctctctctctctctctctcctctctctctctctctctctctctctctctctctctctctctctctctctctctctctctcagtgtCAACAATGGTCATTGAGGAGATCAACGCCATTCAGGAGAAACTGGAGATTGAGAGGACGTGCAGAGAAAGCGCTGAGGCCCTGGCCTCCAAGGTGCCCGTACACAACAGTCGATTCCAATGACTAGCGGCGCTAACTCAATGACTTGTTATTACGGAGAATGACTACTAAACGCGGGAGCAGCGGATCGCTCCTTTGTCGAGTCAATAGTCCGAGCCGTTTGTCGACTTGACGTGACGAAAGCAAAAGCGCTCGGCGCCCACATAGCTCCGGTGTCCAAAATGGCATTCCATTTTGGAGTCCTTGCTAAAGTGTGACTTGTTATTTGGGAGCCATGGAGCCTGAGCATAGTGCTTTGCCGCACTTTGTCATCATTTCTCTTTCAATTCCTGGACAAAAGCGGTTCAAGCAAAGTTGCAGGCTGTGGGGAAATGGAAAGTGAAGCCTTTCTTCTTGCCTTCCAATGGTTCTTTGAGTTTTCTTTCCAAACCTTCCAATCTCTACCGCAGTGATGCCCGATCCAAATTGGATTGAGCAAAGGGCAATGAAGCCATTGACCATTGGCATTTCCATGAAAAGGTGACCTTTTTGTGAAGAAACCAAAAGTTGGTTGTCAAGCATGGCTAGGTCTGGGTTTCTTCTCAATGTTCCTTTTGCCCGTTCTCCATGCTGGATATGCTTTGAAAGCAAAACAACCCCTGTTGCTTTTCTCGCTAGTCTGCTgatcatttgtgtttgtttatctTTTCGGCAACTGCCTTTTCTTTCCTCTGATAACACGCTTGCAAATTGCATTCATTTGGAATGGGCTTCATGGCGGTCCTGCTGATTGAACTTGCAATGTCATCAACGTGCAAATAGGAAAGAAATATTGGATGCCAAGAAGTTAAAAGGCATCAAATGTGTCATCCATCGCTCATGTTTTCCCTGCTCACGCCTTTTGCACGTGTCCTGCCATTATGACTGATTGCAGAGCAAAAGAAAAGCAGAAAAAGCTCATCTGGCTGGCCCTGTCACTTGTTTTGTCGCTTGATTTCCCTCATTGTCGTCCAAAGTCAGTGGCACGTCACCCATCTGCAAATCTCAAGAGGAGTTCCGTTATTTAGATATGTAAGGCGACGTCTTTCACTgttgcaattttctttttttctttctttcttttctttttttctttctttttttctttctttctttcggaCCGGTTAGTCCATTGAGTTTTCATTCACGAATGAGATGTTGAAGCCATCAGTTCACCATATTGCATCATTCCCCCCAGGCCAAAATGTTGAAGGAGACATTTCCGAAAGTGGTTTCAAAGAAAATGGATTGTGTCATTTGTGACACTGCGGAGCTTGCAAAGGCCTCGTCCGATAGCTAGCTCTTAATGCTCTTCTGTCCCTAGCGAATGAACGAAGCCATCGAGGTCTTTTTCTCAACGGAAGaatttgatgacattttgacggGCAGCAAGTGGAAATGCTAATGCTATGACAACCACATTTGTATTTTCCAATCATCAACTCACGCACACACCATGGATGATTAGTAGGATTTGCTTGAGTGACTAGTTAGTCTTCTGCAAAAGCATCCATCTTCATTTGgtcttttgtctttcttttggctgtagTTGAACCATCAGAAGCACTCGTTGAAAAGGAAGAGCATGATGTTGCTGTCCCAACTCGGACCGGGGACCATCAGCCAGATCGACCTCGAGGATGAAGACGAAGGTGAGCAGCTGAATGCTGCCAACTGCTTGTCAAGCGTGTGCCAGTGCAAGATATCAGGTGCGGGCGGCATTTCTCTCAAGATACACTTGTGAATATTTTCATgcctcttctctctctccctctctctctctctcctggatGTCCAGTCTGTCTAAATGATCATCTGTCTTCTTTCAGAGCTGCAAAGTCAATTGCAGTTGACACTAAGGGAGAAAAATCACCTTTGTGATAATCTTGCAATGCTGAAAGAACAACTAGAGGAAAGCAGGCAAGAGGTGAGTAGTAGGCCAGCAGCATTTCCTGCTTTGGCACCGATCTGCTTCCTGGTTGTTgttggctttttcttttttttccttttgacctACCCTGCGTTATTTGCACGAAAACTCACTCAACTACTCTGGATGATACTCCGGAATGTTTTGCTCAGCGGAGCAAAAGGTGCTGTCCATTGAGGTTGGGAATTCAATCTCAAGCATTGAGAAGGCATCCATCACGCAAGTCCAATGCAAATGTTTGGTGTTCATTTGAACCGATTTCATTCATTCGGAGCTATTTGaactcttccccccccccccccccccccaagactAGAACAAAGGACAAATGGATTGGCACCACAGTGCTACGCAAGCGCGGTGCTCCTCAACTGCTTGTCAGCCTTGCTCCCACTTTCCCTTttccatttgcagctgctgcaagAAAAACATGCCAACAGCGTGTTAATGGCTGAGACGGTGCAGCAAAAGAAGCTTCTGAGAAAATATAACAGAGGTTAGAATGGGTGGCTATTGAAATCCAAACCATTTTGGGGGGGAAGAAAATGGACGCTCTGGTCAATATGAACGTGGCTCGTGTCAAATGAATCTTACAATCCAAAATGTGGAAATTCAGTGTCAAGGTTTGCTGTGGAGGAATACCAAGCCCTACAGGACACCTTGAATCTGGAGCGGGACTTGAGAGAGGGGGCAGAGAACTTTGCCAGAGCAGTGAGTTAGATTACAATGTCACTATTAGGTATCATAGTAGTATGATTTCCAATTGGTGGTGCTTTCAGATGGTTGTTGAACAAAAGATGATCAAGAGACACAGCCAGATCCTGATGCAGAGCACGACACCGAGCCATGCTCTACAGGAGGCGCTCAGCCAGGTGACGTCGCTGACCAAGGATTTGGAAAGCCTGAAGCACGAGCACCAGAGCcaggtagagagagagagagagagtgtgtgttgGGTCTCCTTGATGTTCTGTTGTCAGATAAATAGATAGAATAACACAGCTAATACACAAACCTGAATGAGTGAAAAGATAACCTCAGAGTTAAGCAAACGTTTTCGACATAAAGGAAAGCATTTAAGAAAAGGCCCGGTAATGAAGCTTGGCCTGGAACCAGCTCCCACCTACcgcccgccctccctccctccctaaccACTGGCTCTGATGTAAAACAATTAAAGCTGAGTGGGATCACTGACCTCTGCTGGTGATGAACAATTGGAAAAGGGTTAAGgaaaaatgtttgtgtgttcaGATCAAGAAAGTGGAAGCGAAATTAAGTAGCTGCGAGGCGCTTAAGGAGCTGACGGCCTTGAAGTGTCAACTTGAGCttgtggaggaggagaagaaggagtACAGTGATGAGTGCGCCAAGGCCCAAGCAGAGGTCAAGGATCTGAGGTCCACAGGTAACAACACACAAGCATGAAAACAAGCTGCTTCGACACTCTGCCATGGAtgcatttatttgttgttgtgtcCTTTTTGAATTGGTGGAAGGAGGGCAACGTGCTTCTGTTTGCAATTTCTCTTTTGAACAAgggtgcatcatcatcatcatcatcatcatcattatcctGCTGTTGATTGCAATGTCTTCAAGAAAGGGAACAAAGGGGAAGGGGTGTTTGCAAAAGGTCAACTCAAAATGATTATTCACTCAAtcattttatcattggattGATCAGTTGACCAACTTCAAAAGAAGCTGCAAACGGCTACCGATCCAGCACCTCTGCCAGTACCTGTATGTccgcctcctccgccgccgccaccacttCCAACCTTGGCAGCCTTCAACCCACTCAGGTAAACTTTCCCATCCTTACTAGAGTGAAATTGGAATGATGGATTTGGTGATGTGGATTCGTATGCTCTCCCTAGCTCCTTGCTGTCATTAATCAGAAAGAGGCAAAACAGCAGTGACATTCCACTTGTGCTCCCCAATTCTGCGCAGAGAGCAGGTACCAAAATTGCTTATCCATGACTCCAAACCTGGCAAAACACAAAAACCTCTTTTTTGTTGACCTGTCCTCCCACATAAGCGtgcccatgtgtgtgtgtgtgtgtgtgtgtgtgttttacagaAGTGGATGTCAGGCAGCAAGCTGTGGAGGAAATGATGAACAGGATCAAGAATGGGGTTCAGCTTCGGCCCGTCAGCCAGAGAGCCACTAACCGCAGAAAGGTTCTAAATTCTTCAACGTTAGGGGACGTAAATAAAATACAGCATCCCTTAATGGCTATGCAGACTTCAGGGTATCTTGTCACGTATTCCTCGCTCGGCCCGCCACAATAATTGGGACCCGCTATGTCATGGAAAATGGTCCATTATTGCTGTCGGCTTGTAAGAGGCCTGCCTGCCTCTGTGCTGGCTCGGCTTTGTCATCTTCTCGTAATTGGAGGGGACTGAATGCATCGCATGAGAAATAATAAGTACAATATTTATGTTTTGCTTGTCTTTTCCTTTCATCAGATGGAGAGGAAGCCGTCTAATTCCGCCTTCCAGGAGCTTCGAGCCATCATGGTAAGAGCCTTTGTCAAAACTTTGATTGTTTTCTCAGCAGTCCAACAACTTTGCCCATTGGAAGGCAAAGGAGCCTGCGAATTTCCTCCTCATTGAACCTCTGCGGAGCGCAGAAACCCTCACGACTTTGGACAGTCCTAGCGACTCCAGTTTGCGCGGCTGAACGTTGAAGCGTAGAAGAAGAAGAGCCACCGGCGTAGCCAAAGAGCCACCGGCGTAGCCCAAGAGCCACCGGCGTAGCCCAAGAGCCACCGGCGTAGCCCAAGAGCCACCGGCGTAGCTGAAGGAAGAGCCACCGGCGTAGCAGAAGGAAGAGCCACCGGCGTAGCAGGAGGAAGAGCCGCCGGCCTAGCAGAAGGAAGAGCCACCGGCGCTTGGCTCAATGTAGGCTAGAAAAATGTGCTCCGCGGAAATGAATGTGAAATATCACGGCGCCATTGGACACAGGAACTTACAGCTTGTGTGGCCTTTGGAGGATGCAACCTACTGCAGAAGAAGTCACTGCAGCACCTAATGCCGTATTTTGTCTTTCAGGGCAATTGTGACAGAAGCGTTCCTCCTCACCCGAAAATGGGATCATCCCCAAATGACGAACTGCAGAAAGTCTTGCTGAGGCGGCGCCATGTACTGGAGGCAAGCTCCTAGGGTATTGTTGTATTTTAGTTTGGCTGAAATCACGTACACCTAACATCTATCTGCAAATTCTTATCGGTTGAGCAATCAATGTCTGACTTTGCATGATAGCAGGGGCATAAACCGACTTGGAAATGAAAATCTTTCTGCTTATGGCTTCAATATGAGCTCTGGTGAATATTCTTCCACACATAGTTTCTTCATGTTTGCACACGTAGAGAGGATGcgtatttgtattcattttggGTTCTTGTCTGTACAGCTGTTGCCAGGGTTTCAAATTGTTTTGATCCAAGCAATTAGGCTTGTTTTGTCATGGTTGAATTGAAGGCCGTGCGAGTTATTAGTTCTACAACGCTGCtggcttttgtcttgttttCTCTCGACACCTGCCCAGCCCAGCCACATTTCCCAGACACTTGCCGGTGGGAAACACGAGAACCCCGCGTCCTGTCCTGTCCCGTCCCGTCCTGTCCGTCACTTATTGGACACTTTGGCTTATTAAGGTTTTAGGCTTGGTTTAGCGCTGAGGTGTAATTTCCAGCTTGCCGTCCCCTTCATGTGCACAGTGTGGAGGAAATGCCATTGTTGTGTTAAGTCGCCTCCTTTGCAAAGCAGATTCACCCTCAAAAGGCTTGAAAGAAAGCCAAATGCTGACAATAGTCCAAACAGGAAGTCATCCATCCATGAAGAAAGCAAAGCGCATATGGAGCTCCAATGAGCATTTGGCAATGGTGTTGGGTGACAAGCAAAATGAGGGGAAGAAAACAAGCCTGGATTGatttgatcccccccccctcaagcAAATACCAAACTGCTGTTTTAGTTGTCCTCCTCACAGCTCAATTTGAACCCAGTTTGACTCCCGCAATTGGTCGCGCGCTGGAACTAACATTTGTTTGCGCCACACAACGGACGTAATGACATCCGCCATTTTGCGTCGGCGTCATTATCCAAACCATTGCGGCTCAATTTTCAGAAAAGAATGACAGTGCCGGCCCGCCGGCCAGCCCTGCAGTCCAACGCAATCCATTCAAGTTGGGATTCAAAACAAACAGGAAATGGAGTCATAGCAGCTCTTCTGCCAGCAAACCATGTTGAAATGCAATTTGCTGCTGCTACTACATGTCATTCTTAAGTGCCAAGTTAACCATTGTGTAATAAGAAGTACAGTATCAAATCAAAGATGGGAGAGCTTCTCATTAGTGCTGTGGCTGTTCTCAAAAGTGACTGAGGGAGGGAAGCACAATCAATGTGCTGCCGTACAAACAGCTGATGCTCTCTTTCAGACTTCCTCCTCCGCTTCTGCTTCCGCTTCCGCTTCCGTTTCAATGAACAGTGGCAGGGAGTGTTGCTCTTTTGGGACTGTGGATGAGACACATCATCAAATCATCAAAGTGAAAGGAACCTCTCGCTACCACGGAACTCATTTGGAGGACTTGGGAATCCTAGGACAAGCCACGCCATGTTGCATAAGCTTTTTCTGCTTTTTCGTAAAAACGTCCTCATTTACTCTTCTTTGAAGTGTGCGAGGGAAGAATTTGCCCTGGCATGTCATTAGGCAGCCAATTAACACATCCAAAGTAAGAGATTTCATTTTTGCACACTTCCTCACACACTGCTTTCTTTCACGTAcgacaggagagagagagagagaaagagagagagagagagagagagagagcgagggggaCACTTCCTCTCTTGCTTTGGGCCTTTGTCAGAGAGAGCCAAGCATACCCAGGATCCCCTGTTGAGACAGCTCTTCCTCTATAGAAAGCAGCCTGTTGTATTTAGTCATCCTCTCGCCACTGGTCAGACCTCCCAGTTTGACATAGTCCAGGCCCAGACCCACAGCCtgaaagagagaaaagaaaactcaaataggAAGAGAGACAAttacgctgtgtgtgtgtgtgtgtgtgtgtgtgtgtgtgcatgcggtcTCTTCCATACTGCCTCAGAGGTGCCGTTGGTGTTCCCGCAGTTGAAAATGTGTCATTGAGTGTTTTTCTAAACCCAtcatccatcccatcccatcccatttgTCTATTAGCAGCCTCCAACGGAATGTCTGCGGCTCGGCTGCATTTCATGGCTGCATGTTCCTTCAAGTGGTCCGCCCACCTTGTTTGTAGATGTGCGAGAAGAGCCGGCCGCTGGGGTGGCTGCATCTCGTCTCGTGTGCGCCATACGGGCAAAAGGATTCCATTTTGTTCTTTGCACTTCTCAACAGCAATGAATAGACAGACATGTCTATTTTCGCATCCAGGCACGTTGCGAATGGACGACCATTACAATTTGGAGGCTTTTCGGATTTCTACCGATTTGGATGTGTAGACAAGTTCATTCCGCAGCTTGCTTGATTGCCTTTTTTCGTTTGTTTGAGCCATTCAGAGGCGACTTGCTCGTATCTTTACCGTGACTGCATAACAGAGTGCTTGAGCTTGACCTGATGGCCAGATGTTGGCGTGCAGAAATGTCAATGCGCTTTGGGCTTGATGTGCTGCGACCCGACCTCTACTGCGTGTTGAAGAAACAATCAAGTGCAACACATCCCGTGTTACGGTGGCTCCTTTGTGTTAGATCATTACGACGATCCTTTGTGTTAGCTCATTAAAAGATGTTTGCATAGCAAGTACGTATGGCTATCAGcatttctctccctccctccctccctccctccctccctccctccctccctccctccctccctccctacctccctccggaTGCGTGATGCAAAACGGGATGACATTAGCGAGGAAGCAGTCTTTAGAAGCTCCAAGCACTCACTATGTCTGACAGAGAATCATCTTGGCAGGACTCATTAGTTGCTTTCGCCAGTAGTACAGAACCTGTAAGAGACGCACGCAAACAAAAGTTAGCAGTGACAGCAATCCGACACGCCCCAATAGCAAATCTTGAAATGATTTCAATTGAGGGCCCTGAACCGATCATCTGCGACTTGACAT from Syngnathus typhle isolate RoL2023-S1 ecotype Sweden linkage group LG8, RoL_Styp_1.0, whole genome shotgun sequence harbors:
- the shtn1 gene encoding shootin-1 isoform X2, translated to MASEELDQKNIIADLTNKAIREYEGLQGRHEATTKECKILEEERDEAIKKLHEFQQVSTMVIEEINAIQEKLEIERTCRESAEALASKLNHQKHSLKRKSMMLLSQLGPGTISQIDLEDEDEGEQLNAANCLSSVCQCKISELQSQLQLTLREKNHLCDNLAMLKEQLEESRQELLQEKHANSVLMAETVQQKKLLRKYNRVSRFAVEEYQALQDTLNLERDLREGAENFARAMVVEQKMIKRHSQILMQSTTPSHALQEALSQVTSLTKDLESLKHEHQSQIKKVEAKLSSCEALKELTALKCQLELVEEEKKEYSDECAKAQAEVKDLRSTVDQLQKKLQTATDPAPLPVPVCPPPPPPPPLPTLAAFNPLSSLLSLIRKRQNSSDIPLVLPNSAQRAEVDVRQQAVEEMMNRIKNGVQLRPVSQRATNRRKMERKPSNSAFQELRAIMGNCDRSVPPHPKMGSSPNDELQKVLLRRRHVLEASS
- the shtn1 gene encoding shootin-1 isoform X1 codes for the protein MASEELDQKNIIADLTNKAIREYEGLQGRHEATTKECKILEEERDEAIKKLHEFQQVSTMVIEEINAIQEKLEIERTCRESAEALASKLNHQKHSLKRKSMMLLSQLGPGTISQIDLEDEDEGEQLNAANCLSSVCQCKISELQSQLQLTLREKNHLCDNLAMLKEQLEESRQELLQEKHANSVLMAETVQQKKLLRKYNRVSRFAVEEYQALQDTLNLERDLREGAENFARAMVVEQKMIKRHSQILMQSTTPSHALQEALSQVTSLTKDLESLKHEHQSQIKKVEAKLSSCEALKELTALKCQLELVEEEKKEYSDECAKAQAEVKDLRSTVDQLQKKLQTATDPAPLPVPVCPPPPPPPPLPTLAAFNPLSSLLSLIRKRQNSSDIPLVLPNSAQRAEVDVRQQAVEEMMNRIKNGVQLRPVSQRATNRRKMERKPSNSAFQELRAIMGNCDRSVPPHPKMGSSPNDELQKVLLRRRHVLEVEKTEFPPPVH
- the shtn1 gene encoding shootin-1 isoform X3; this translates as MKQQQRSVRYWRRNETRRSRSSMNFNKLNHQKHSLKRKSMMLLSQLGPGTISQIDLEDEDEGEQLNAANCLSSVCQCKISELQSQLQLTLREKNHLCDNLAMLKEQLEESRQELLQEKHANSVLMAETVQQKKLLRKYNRVSRFAVEEYQALQDTLNLERDLREGAENFARAMVVEQKMIKRHSQILMQSTTPSHALQEALSQVTSLTKDLESLKHEHQSQIKKVEAKLSSCEALKELTALKCQLELVEEEKKEYSDECAKAQAEVKDLRSTVDQLQKKLQTATDPAPLPVPVCPPPPPPPPLPTLAAFNPLSSLLSLIRKRQNSSDIPLVLPNSAQRAEVDVRQQAVEEMMNRIKNGVQLRPVSQRATNRRKMERKPSNSAFQELRAIMGNCDRSVPPHPKMGSSPNDELQKVLLRRRHVLEVEKTEFPPPVH